The Chloroflexota bacterium genome has a window encoding:
- a CDS encoding zinc ribbon domain-containing protein: protein MATRIVDRRQQGLKSLGLILALILLVIPVTAQPLDAELQLWQMSVWPEHDQPSVLVIYEGILDEGTVFPQSLRIPVPEDAIVNAVAFRAEDGNLLNLPWQSEETGQGQLLSFNVDSAQFVVEFYADVLSSPPDRQFDLSLVVPLDSQETILRFRQPARSSDLTLSPSLEPGSDSSGNPEFIKSLGSQVAGAEVPVSVSYVKSDSDPTIRSAIPVDREGEVTTDAASSPEWLPYAVGAIGVASLLGLLFLALNFLRSRRQPTSRQARRRMAREAGPQSTQPVDRSISVGPGIDKFCPTCGAKYASNDRFCRECGMPRRESS from the coding sequence ATGGCAACCAGGATCGTTGATCGCAGGCAACAGGGATTGAAATCCCTGGGGCTAATCCTTGCCTTGATCCTTCTTGTGATCCCAGTTACAGCACAACCCCTGGATGCTGAGCTCCAACTCTGGCAGATGTCCGTTTGGCCCGAGCATGACCAGCCGTCGGTGCTTGTCATTTATGAGGGGATTCTTGACGAGGGGACGGTATTCCCTCAGTCGCTTCGTATTCCGGTACCGGAGGATGCTATCGTCAATGCTGTGGCCTTTCGGGCTGAGGACGGAAATCTCTTGAACCTGCCTTGGCAGAGCGAAGAGACAGGTCAAGGGCAACTGCTTTCCTTCAATGTAGACTCTGCCCAATTTGTGGTCGAATTTTATGCAGATGTGCTCTCCTCACCTCCCGATCGCCAGTTCGATCTTTCCCTTGTTGTTCCCCTGGATAGCCAGGAAACGATCCTCAGATTTCGCCAACCTGCCCGATCCAGCGATTTGACGCTATCTCCTTCACTGGAGCCAGGCAGCGACTCTTCAGGCAATCCTGAATTCATCAAGAGTCTTGGGTCGCAGGTGGCAGGGGCAGAGGTGCCAGTTTCTGTCAGCTACGTCAAGTCGGATTCGGATCCCACGATACGTTCGGCGATTCCTGTTGATCGGGAAGGTGAAGTAACGACCGACGCGGCTTCCTCGCCGGAGTGGCTGCCATACGCCGTTGGAGCTATTGGCGTTGCCTCGCTGTTGGGACTATTGTTCCTCGCTCTGAACTTCCTGCGAAGTCGTCGGCAACCTACATCGAGACAGGCTCGGCGGCGAATGGCAAGAGAAGCAGGACCTCAATCCACCCAACCTGTGGATCGGTCGATATCTGTCGGTCCGGGCATCGATAAATTCTGTCCCACCTGCGGAGCCAAGTATGCTAGTAATGACCGGTTCTGTCGCGAATGTGGAATGCCGCGGCGGGAATCGAGCTAA
- a CDS encoding endonuclease/exonuclease/phosphatase family protein has product MDVERLAVIIEESGADIVSLNEVLHPVYSHSQERWLLAELAELLRMKWAFGESGRIVQTPGWWGPIGNAVLSRQPIESGDNYSLPSFPLTQNRNLLITRTTADSGRAFTIYSTHLDHAFEGTRLWQIRGVLDQLRSMVDTNHLLMGDFNTPGPTGPNMRRFAPPLIRVLRREGYVDAFLAAGRGDASTFYYGWPFRIDYIFVPQPIAGKLVSCRTLSGPLVDLASDHRPLLAEFDWSIGH; this is encoded by the coding sequence ATGGATGTTGAGCGCCTGGCCGTCATCATCGAGGAGAGTGGCGCCGACATCGTTTCCCTGAACGAGGTATTGCATCCGGTCTATTCCCACTCTCAGGAACGTTGGCTTCTGGCCGAGCTTGCCGAATTGCTGCGAATGAAATGGGCGTTCGGTGAGAGTGGTCGCATTGTGCAGACTCCTGGCTGGTGGGGTCCGATAGGCAATGCCGTTCTGAGCCGCCAACCCATCGAGTCTGGTGATAACTATTCTCTTCCCTCCTTTCCCTTAACTCAGAATAGAAACCTGCTCATTACCCGAACGACCGCCGACTCTGGGAGAGCCTTTACCATTTACTCGACCCACCTCGACCATGCCTTTGAGGGAACGCGCCTCTGGCAGATTCGAGGTGTCCTGGATCAACTGCGATCAATGGTCGATACCAATCATTTGTTGATGGGAGATTTCAATACCCCGGGGCCAACGGGCCCAAATATGCGTCGTTTTGCGCCTCCCCTCATCAGAGTTCTTCGAAGAGAAGGCTATGTGGATGCGTTCCTGGCGGCTGGTCGTGGCGATGCAAGTACGTTTTATTACGGATGGCCCTTTCGGATCGATTATATTTTCGTTCCTCAGCCCATTGCCGGGAAGCTTGTATCCTGCCGGACATTGAGTGGTCCCCTTGTCGACCTGGCTTCTGACCACCGGCCGCTTCTGGCTGAATTCGATTGGTCGATTGGCCATTAG
- a CDS encoding endonuclease/exonuclease/phosphatase family protein gives MRLLTYNIHGWRGGDGALNLDRLLRIIEASDADIVALNEVFHPFSLPDSDRTALDILADALGMSYAFGVALTPQFAFSPLSSYGNALLSRFDILAHAGHHLTPIGGHEQRGLLEARLLLPDSPSPLSVYVTHLDHRSEAVRLRQLNSVLQWTNRDRERRHLLLGDFNALAPQDYEGRAGDLDDLRDRQETAHMVADGLQVVPHILSRGYSDAGASGEEGRQPTFPAERPVIRIDYVWVSPAMAGAIRSCGRWRTDETAIASDHLPVFADFEGWR, from the coding sequence ATGCGACTACTTACCTACAACATCCACGGCTGGCGAGGCGGTGATGGCGCCTTGAACCTGGATCGATTGCTTCGGATCATTGAGGCCAGTGATGCCGATATTGTGGCATTGAACGAGGTTTTCCATCCATTCTCGCTGCCCGACTCGGACCGGACAGCATTGGATATTCTTGCCGATGCTTTGGGTATGAGCTACGCCTTCGGAGTTGCTCTCACTCCTCAATTTGCATTTTCACCTCTATCCTCTTACGGCAATGCATTGCTTTCCCGTTTCGACATTCTGGCCCATGCGGGACATCACCTGACGCCAATTGGAGGGCACGAGCAGCGAGGCCTGCTGGAAGCCCGGTTGCTTCTGCCTGATAGCCCTTCTCCCCTGTCCGTTTATGTTACCCACCTGGACCATCGAAGCGAAGCTGTCCGGCTCCGGCAATTGAACTCAGTACTGCAGTGGACGAACCGGGATAGGGAACGCCGACATCTGTTGTTAGGCGATTTTAATGCGCTGGCGCCGCAGGATTACGAGGGCCGGGCCGGTGATCTGGATGATCTGAGGGACCGTCAGGAAACAGCGCATATGGTCGCTGACGGCCTGCAGGTCGTTCCCCATATTCTGAGCCGGGGCTATAGCGACGCTGGCGCCTCTGGCGAGGAGGGACGCCAGCCGACCTTCCCTGCTGAAAGACCGGTGATACGGATCGACTATGTTTGGGTCTCTCCGGCAATGGCTGGAGCGATTCGTTCCTGCGGACGATGGAGGACCGATGAAACGGCGATAGCGTCCGATCACCTGCCCGTCTTCGCTGATTTCGAAGGCTGGCGCTGA
- a CDS encoding sugar phosphate nucleotidyltransferase has protein sequence MKAVVMAGGAGSRLRPLTVGRPKPMVPLVNKPVLAHILDLLRQHDITDVVVTLQYMASMIEDYFGDGSALGMRITYVVEDSPLGTAGSVLNARQHLDETFLVISGDAATNFNLQEIVESHRKNDAPATIVLHPVREPRDYGVIVTDGEGRITRFQEKPSWGEVASDTVNTGIYVLEPEVLDLIPGGQPYDWGSQAFPSMLSDGLTLYGCIPHGYWCDIGNFAEYRGATDAVLGGRVCDLATLGTHIGGDIWVGRDVQIAPDAQLFGPIYLGNEVQVKGKVVIRGPSVVRDYSIVDNRAQIDRSIIWRNCYIGEDAELRGAIVGRQCSIKAKAALYEGVVIGESCLIGEGALLHAGIKLWPGKEIDAGAVVKTSIIWGSQGRRVLFGRYGVTGVVNVDLTPEFAARLGAAFGATLPRGSIVTINRDPHPGSRMLKRATISGLPSAGCHVSDLRSVPIPVARFYTRYSPSSGGVHVRISPHDQRVVDIRFFGSDGLNLSNHEERTIERVFFREDFRRAYLDDVGTIDYALDAIPLYQQEFLAHIDQNAIREASLDVVVDYAFASTSLVMPELFQELGVNTTPLGARIDASYISLMRESFEQECSRLATIVAALGSDLGVRLDVGGEKMFVADEKGSLVSDGILCAAMAELALRANPGGVIAVPVNQSMIFEEIARKYGGSVLRTRVDLASLMQAGSQAKVIMAADGIGTYVFPSFVPVADAMFAMAKLLEFLAQQNVRLSEVVSSLPSFHVQSSMVDCPWNEKGTVMRRLHQKYAGSDVQVVDGIKIFLSENEWVLARPDPDRALFRVTAEGKTPERAQQLLDEHTQMVAALADAAD, from the coding sequence ATGAAGGCCGTTGTGATGGCCGGAGGTGCGGGATCACGGCTACGTCCCTTGACGGTGGGGCGGCCGAAGCCGATGGTGCCTTTGGTAAACAAACCGGTTCTTGCTCACATTCTCGATCTCCTGCGACAGCATGACATCACAGATGTGGTTGTCACGCTGCAGTATATGGCGAGCATGATAGAGGACTATTTCGGTGATGGCAGTGCCCTCGGAATGCGAATCACCTATGTGGTCGAAGATAGTCCCCTGGGCACGGCCGGCAGCGTTCTCAATGCACGGCAACATCTGGATGAGACCTTTCTGGTCATCAGCGGCGATGCTGCGACCAACTTCAACCTGCAGGAAATCGTTGAAAGCCACAGGAAAAATGATGCTCCTGCAACCATCGTGCTTCACCCGGTCCGGGAACCGCGGGACTACGGCGTGATCGTAACCGATGGTGAAGGCCGCATTACCCGGTTTCAGGAAAAACCAAGTTGGGGCGAGGTTGCATCGGATACGGTCAACACCGGAATCTATGTCCTTGAGCCGGAGGTCCTCGATCTGATTCCTGGTGGGCAGCCCTATGACTGGGGCAGCCAGGCGTTTCCTTCTATGTTGTCTGATGGACTGACTCTCTACGGCTGTATTCCTCACGGCTATTGGTGCGATATCGGTAACTTCGCCGAATACCGCGGCGCGACCGATGCTGTTCTGGGAGGACGGGTATGTGATCTGGCTACCCTCGGAACCCACATCGGCGGCGATATATGGGTAGGGCGAGATGTCCAGATCGCTCCCGATGCCCAACTCTTCGGCCCGATCTATCTCGGCAACGAGGTCCAGGTCAAGGGAAAAGTGGTCATACGCGGTCCCAGCGTCGTGCGGGATTATTCGATCGTAGACAACCGTGCTCAAATCGACCGAAGCATCATCTGGCGAAACTGCTATATTGGAGAGGATGCGGAGTTGAGAGGAGCTATTGTAGGGCGCCAGTGCAGCATCAAGGCCAAAGCAGCGCTCTATGAAGGTGTGGTAATCGGCGAAAGTTGTCTCATTGGCGAAGGTGCCTTATTGCACGCCGGTATAAAGCTGTGGCCAGGCAAGGAAATCGACGCCGGGGCTGTGGTCAAAACCAGCATTATCTGGGGGTCGCAGGGCCGGCGGGTTCTGTTCGGGCGCTACGGTGTGACGGGTGTAGTAAACGTGGATCTGACACCTGAATTTGCCGCTCGCCTGGGTGCTGCTTTTGGTGCTACGTTGCCTCGAGGTTCAATCGTAACAATTAACCGGGACCCCCATCCCGGGTCCCGGATGCTAAAACGGGCCACTATTTCGGGCTTGCCCTCCGCAGGATGTCATGTGAGCGATTTGCGTTCCGTTCCTATTCCTGTGGCACGATTCTACACGCGCTATAGCCCGTCATCGGGTGGTGTGCACGTTCGCATTTCACCTCACGATCAACGGGTGGTCGACATTCGATTTTTCGGAAGCGACGGCCTGAATCTCAGCAACCACGAGGAGCGCACCATTGAGCGCGTCTTTTTCAGGGAGGATTTCCGCCGGGCCTATCTGGATGATGTGGGAACCATCGATTATGCGCTGGATGCGATTCCCCTATACCAGCAGGAATTTCTTGCCCACATCGATCAAAACGCCATTCGAGAGGCTTCCCTGGATGTCGTCGTGGATTATGCGTTTGCTTCGACCTCTCTGGTTATGCCCGAGCTTTTTCAGGAGCTGGGGGTCAATACGACCCCTCTTGGTGCCCGAATCGATGCCTCCTACATATCTCTGATGCGCGAGTCTTTTGAACAGGAGTGCAGCCGGCTGGCCACCATCGTCGCTGCCCTGGGCAGCGATTTGGGCGTCCGGCTGGACGTCGGCGGCGAGAAGATGTTTGTCGCCGATGAGAAGGGATCGTTGGTCTCTGATGGTATCCTGTGCGCTGCAATGGCAGAACTGGCCTTGCGAGCCAATCCCGGGGGCGTTATCGCTGTTCCGGTGAATCAATCGATGATCTTCGAGGAGATCGCCAGGAAGTATGGTGGCAGTGTCTTGCGTACCCGGGTAGACCTGGCCTCGCTGATGCAGGCGGGCAGCCAGGCGAAGGTGATCATGGCAGCCGATGGAATCGGCACCTATGTATTCCCGTCATTTGTTCCGGTTGCCGACGCGATGTTTGCAATGGCCAAGCTGCTCGAGTTTCTGGCTCAGCAGAACGTGCGCCTTTCCGAGGTTGTCTCAAGCCTCCCCTCTTTCCATGTCCAGTCTTCAATGGTGGATTGTCCGTGGAACGAAAAAGGAACCGTGATGCGACGACTCCATCAGAAGTACGCCGGATCAGATGTTCAGGTTGTCGATGGGATCAAGATTTTTCTCTCGGAGAACGAGTGGGTATTGGCCCGCCCGGATCCGGACCGCGCTCTGTTTCGCGTGACAGCGGAAGGCAAGACACCGGAACGGGCTCAGCAACTCCTGGACGAGCACACTCAAATGGTCGCCGCCCTTGCAGATGCAGCGGATTGA
- a CDS encoding sulfite oxidase-like oxidoreductase, producing the protein MASTNPQEHVDRLKRVTRRPDHDLGGRVPPGQFLTERFPVLHYGEVPEINLETWDFHVSGLVKKPLRLTWQEFRSLPETTLTTDIHCVTRWSKLDTTWSGVRWQDFLSALGIRFSLDASHVMVHCEHGFTTNLSLEALNDDETMFAWSYEGQPITPEHGWPLRLLVPKRYFWKSAKWIRGIEFMAADQPGFWERNGYHMEGDYWREERFGW; encoded by the coding sequence ATGGCATCGACGAATCCGCAAGAGCATGTAGATCGTCTCAAACGGGTCACCAGGCGCCCCGACCACGATCTCGGTGGGCGCGTTCCTCCCGGTCAGTTTCTGACCGAACGCTTTCCCGTTTTGCACTACGGAGAGGTGCCTGAGATCAACCTTGAAACATGGGATTTCCATGTTTCCGGGCTGGTCAAAAAACCGCTTCGGCTGACATGGCAGGAGTTTCGTTCGTTGCCCGAGACGACCCTCACAACAGACATTCACTGTGTGACCCGGTGGAGCAAATTGGATACCACCTGGAGTGGCGTTCGCTGGCAAGATTTTCTGTCTGCCCTGGGGATCAGGTTTTCTCTCGATGCCAGCCATGTAATGGTTCATTGCGAGCATGGTTTCACGACAAATCTGTCCCTGGAAGCGCTGAACGATGATGAAACTATGTTTGCCTGGTCATATGAGGGCCAGCCGATCACGCCAGAACATGGATGGCCCTTGCGGCTGCTTGTCCCGAAACGGTATTTCTGGAAAAGCGCGAAGTGGATTCGGGGCATCGAGTTCATGGCAGCGGACCAGCCAGGGTTCTGGGAACGCAATGGCTATCACATGGAGGGTGATTACTGGAGGGAAGAGCGCTTCGGTTGGTAG
- a CDS encoding ribonuclease J translates to MLESLRIIPLGGLGEIGKNMMVFEYGDDIMIVDAGIMFPSNDMLGVDLVLPDWSYLRDKVDQIRGIVITHGHEDHLGALPYFLHDLELDVPIYATRLVQGLIDRKLRDAKLQKQCERVEIKAGEPFLLGPFEIEGISFNHSIPDGVALAIRTPAGMVLHSGDFKFDYSPVHGTSPDFGRLAQLGAEGVMVLLADSTGAERPGWTPSEAIIADAFDRIFRDAPGRIIVSTFASLLSRVQQILDAAHAHRKKVALAGYSMLQNVKIARKLGYLNVPRGTLIELEKIKSLDPKKTVIITTGAQGQPEAALARIATNKHRDIKIIPGDTVILSSHPIPGNEEMISEMINRLFRRGAEVIYPPLAPVHVSGHAAQEEMKLLLTLTSPEYFVPVHGELRHLKAHARLAKEVGVPEDYILTVENGTVLEFDEDGALIRERIPGGYIFVDGSRVGDIGPSVLRDRDVLGSHGFVMVAFVWNSETRKVEGQPEIISRGFIYEKESQDLLSGARDHLIETLDDTSRVSKRGIEEASRLALSRYFYEQTGRRPLVVPMVVIV, encoded by the coding sequence ATGCTTGAGAGTTTACGAATCATTCCGCTGGGTGGCCTGGGTGAAATCGGCAAAAACATGATGGTCTTTGAATATGGCGATGACATCATGATCGTCGACGCAGGAATCATGTTTCCCTCCAACGATATGCTGGGGGTGGACCTGGTCCTGCCGGACTGGAGCTATCTGAGAGACAAGGTTGATCAGATTCGCGGAATCGTCATCACCCACGGCCACGAGGATCATTTGGGGGCGCTGCCCTATTTTCTCCACGACCTTGAATTGGATGTTCCCATCTATGCCACTCGCCTGGTACAGGGTCTCATCGACCGGAAGTTACGCGATGCCAAGCTTCAAAAGCAGTGTGAGCGGGTAGAAATCAAGGCGGGCGAGCCCTTCCTCCTCGGCCCATTCGAGATAGAGGGAATCTCCTTCAATCATTCCATTCCCGACGGCGTTGCGCTGGCAATCCGCACCCCGGCTGGCATGGTTCTGCATTCGGGTGATTTCAAATTCGACTATTCACCGGTACATGGCACAAGCCCCGATTTCGGTCGCCTGGCCCAGTTGGGCGCTGAAGGCGTCATGGTACTGCTGGCAGACTCGACCGGCGCCGAGCGCCCTGGCTGGACTCCGTCGGAAGCTATCATCGCCGATGCATTCGATCGCATCTTCCGGGACGCACCTGGCCGCATTATCGTTTCTACCTTCGCCTCCCTGCTCAGCCGGGTTCAACAGATTCTTGACGCAGCCCACGCGCACCGGAAAAAGGTTGCCCTTGCAGGCTACAGCATGCTACAGAATGTCAAGATCGCTCGCAAGCTGGGCTACCTGAACGTGCCCCGCGGTACACTGATAGAGCTGGAGAAGATCAAGTCCCTGGATCCAAAAAAGACGGTAATCATTACCACAGGGGCCCAGGGACAACCGGAAGCCGCTCTGGCACGGATCGCAACCAACAAGCACAGGGATATCAAGATCATTCCCGGAGACACCGTCATTCTCAGTTCGCACCCGATTCCCGGTAACGAAGAGATGATCTCCGAGATGATCAACCGCCTCTTTCGACGCGGTGCAGAAGTCATTTATCCACCCCTGGCGCCAGTGCACGTGAGCGGACATGCGGCACAGGAAGAAATGAAGCTGCTGTTGACCCTGACCAGTCCGGAGTACTTTGTGCCGGTACACGGCGAATTACGCCATTTGAAGGCCCATGCCAGACTGGCGAAAGAGGTCGGCGTTCCTGAAGATTACATCCTGACGGTGGAGAACGGCACCGTACTCGAATTTGACGAAGATGGCGCCCTGATCAGGGAGCGAATTCCTGGCGGCTACATCTTTGTGGACGGTAGCCGGGTCGGGGATATTGGGCCCTCAGTACTGCGCGACCGCGACGTTCTGGGATCCCACGGATTCGTTATGGTGGCTTTCGTATGGAACAGCGAAACGCGCAAGGTCGAGGGCCAGCCCGAGATTATCTCCAGAGGATTCATTTACGAAAAAGAGTCCCAGGACCTTCTTTCCGGCGCCCGCGATCACCTGATCGAAACATTGGATGACACATCTCGTGTCAGCAAACGAGGCATCGAGGAGGCTTCCCGCCTGGCTCTTTCCCGCTACTTCTACGAGCAGACCGGCCGCAGGCCACTTGTGGTTCCCATGGTCGTGATTGTCTAA
- a CDS encoding ROK family protein, with translation MAKGKKRSNTKVEQDKYLLGLDLGGTKILAAVVDSDGKIVGEAKKRTQASLGPDKVIDRIVETASEAITDSEVRPKDMLAAGIGAPAPVDVQTGTVFAPPNLPGWDVVPLGDLLEKGLGIPVIVDNDVNLGTFGEHELGAGRGTRHMVGIFVGTGVGGGVIVNGKLHRGIRYSAGEVGHMIMVPDGPLCGCGRRGCLEALASRTAMERDVRAAMAAGRPTVVGDLMAASGRDRLTSGTIKKAVKAGDEVMIEVIGKAQYYLGLLSANLVDFMDPEMLVFGGGVVEALGESFLEPIRTTARSYFLQQRDMDKVKFAPATLGDYAGVLGAAMLAAQMVDGEV, from the coding sequence ATGGCCAAAGGCAAAAAGAGATCGAACACCAAGGTGGAGCAAGACAAGTACCTGTTAGGATTGGATCTGGGCGGCACGAAGATTCTGGCCGCAGTTGTGGATTCCGACGGCAAGATCGTGGGAGAGGCCAAAAAAAGGACCCAGGCTTCTCTGGGACCGGACAAAGTCATTGACCGGATCGTCGAGACTGCATCCGAGGCTATCACAGATTCGGAGGTGAGGCCCAAGGATATGCTGGCGGCAGGCATTGGCGCGCCTGCGCCGGTCGACGTCCAAACCGGCACTGTCTTTGCTCCCCCTAACCTGCCAGGCTGGGATGTGGTACCATTGGGAGACCTGTTGGAAAAGGGCCTTGGCATACCGGTGATTGTCGATAACGACGTCAATCTGGGTACCTTTGGCGAACATGAACTGGGTGCTGGGCGGGGTACCCGGCATATGGTCGGGATTTTTGTTGGCACCGGGGTTGGCGGTGGCGTGATCGTGAATGGCAAGCTCCACAGAGGGATTCGCTACTCAGCTGGCGAAGTTGGGCACATGATCATGGTGCCCGACGGACCTTTGTGTGGATGTGGTCGCAGAGGTTGTCTCGAGGCTCTGGCCAGCCGGACGGCAATGGAGCGAGATGTTCGCGCTGCCATGGCTGCTGGAAGGCCGACGGTGGTTGGTGATCTGATGGCCGCCTCCGGTCGTGATCGACTGACCAGTGGTACGATCAAAAAGGCAGTCAAGGCCGGCGATGAGGTCATGATCGAGGTAATTGGGAAGGCGCAATACTACCTGGGTTTACTGTCAGCCAACCTGGTGGATTTTATGGATCCTGAAATGCTTGTGTTTGGTGGCGGTGTTGTGGAAGCCCTGGGAGAGAGTTTCCTGGAGCCCATTCGAACGACGGCTCGCAGCTATTTTCTTCAGCAGCGCGATATGGATAAGGTCAAGTTTGCACCTGCTACCCTGGGCGACTATGCGGGAGTTCTGGGGGCAGCGATGCTTGCTGCCCAAATGGTCGACGGAGAAGTCTAA
- a CDS encoding M20/M25/M40 family metallo-hydrolase encodes MINTDRLVDTFLELVRIDSPSGQEETIGKYLAQRLQGLGLTTGRDELGNLIGRLEEGTGETLLLSAHMDTVGTDTGIEPVIRDGVIYSSGDTILGGDDKSGVAAILEVLTLLKEKGLAHPPLEVVFSVGEELGLYGARNLDTKILSAKQGLIMDSGGPTGHIVVCAPGQDSLVFTVHGVTAHAGAEPEKGINAIRVASEAIAAMPMGRIDTETTCNIGIISGGTARNIVPASTRVVGEARSRDPKKLKALTEEIVLSFQQAAENHDASVEMEITRAYDAYRVPENTPIVQIVSQAARELGHEVMLSDSGGGTDGNIYNAAGIQCIVLSTGMKEVHTANEHIAIADMAAGTALLLEAVTRLAS; translated from the coding sequence TTGATCAACACAGATCGACTCGTTGACACTTTTTTGGAGTTGGTTAGAATCGATAGCCCCAGCGGACAGGAAGAAACCATCGGCAAATACCTGGCCCAACGACTGCAAGGCCTGGGGCTGACAACCGGGAGGGACGAGCTTGGCAACCTCATCGGTCGATTGGAGGAGGGCACAGGCGAAACTCTGCTGCTCAGCGCTCACATGGACACGGTGGGCACCGACACAGGCATCGAACCAGTCATACGGGACGGAGTGATCTACAGCTCCGGCGACACCATCCTGGGCGGCGATGACAAATCGGGGGTCGCGGCAATTCTTGAAGTCTTGACCCTTCTGAAGGAAAAAGGGCTTGCTCACCCTCCTTTGGAGGTTGTTTTCAGCGTGGGCGAGGAGTTGGGTCTTTACGGCGCCCGAAACCTGGATACGAAGATACTTTCGGCAAAACAGGGGCTGATCATGGACTCCGGCGGGCCGACCGGTCATATCGTCGTCTGCGCTCCCGGCCAGGATAGCCTGGTCTTCACAGTGCATGGTGTGACTGCCCATGCCGGTGCTGAGCCCGAGAAGGGCATCAACGCGATCCGCGTAGCGTCCGAAGCTATCGCTGCCATGCCCATGGGACGGATAGATACCGAAACCACCTGCAACATCGGTATCATCTCAGGCGGCACGGCGCGCAATATCGTCCCGGCAAGTACGCGCGTGGTTGGTGAAGCCAGAAGTCGTGACCCAAAGAAACTGAAAGCCCTGACCGAAGAAATCGTCTTGTCCTTCCAACAGGCGGCAGAAAACCACGACGCCAGCGTTGAGATGGAGATCACCCGCGCCTATGACGCCTACCGGGTGCCCGAGAACACCCCTATTGTCCAGATCGTAAGCCAGGCAGCGCGGGAGTTGGGGCACGAGGTCATGCTGAGCGACAGCGGTGGCGGTACCGATGGCAACATCTACAACGCTGCCGGCATCCAATGCATTGTCTTGAGTACAGGAATGAAAGAGGTGCACACGGCCAACGAACATATCGCCATAGCGGACATGGCAGCGGGCACCGCATTGCTGCTTGAAGCAGTAACTCGACTGGCTTCGTAA
- a CDS encoding phosphatase PAP2 family protein produces the protein MDDLLGLDTWGTDLILAVQSISNDTLDSFFLAITELGNAEAFLVIMALVYWSINRQWGLRLTVLAMLSTWTNEFFKVIFRLPRPNPAIVRQLVHEQTYGFPSGHAQTGAVIVWGYLAAKVRKGWFTALAVLLIFLIGFSRVYLGVHYPQDVLAGWILGSLILVIWLHYEESLAAWWKQLEVRSQVMVIIAGISAMLFLMPTDATGHYPNETAATLAGTLLGVGIGTILENKMVQFRVDGSVGRRLLRYLVGIIFVGSIYVAGSLLPEFEPWALDIVVRVTRYSLVGLTVAWLAPLLFIRLRLADSDLNLS, from the coding sequence ATGGACGACCTTCTCGGTCTCGACACCTGGGGCACCGATCTAATTTTGGCAGTCCAGTCGATCAGTAATGACACCCTGGATTCCTTTTTTCTGGCAATCACAGAACTGGGAAATGCTGAAGCCTTCCTTGTTATCATGGCATTGGTCTACTGGAGCATCAATCGTCAATGGGGGCTACGTCTGACGGTACTGGCGATGCTGTCTACCTGGACCAACGAGTTTTTCAAGGTTATCTTCAGGCTGCCACGCCCCAATCCAGCTATCGTACGCCAGCTGGTCCACGAGCAGACCTACGGCTTCCCCAGCGGACATGCCCAAACTGGTGCGGTAATCGTGTGGGGTTACCTGGCCGCCAAGGTTCGAAAAGGGTGGTTCACCGCGCTGGCAGTCCTGCTCATCTTCCTGATCGGGTTCTCCCGAGTCTACCTGGGTGTCCATTATCCCCAGGATGTGCTGGCAGGCTGGATTCTTGGAAGCCTGATTCTGGTGATCTGGCTGCACTACGAGGAAAGCCTCGCTGCCTGGTGGAAACAGCTGGAAGTCCGATCCCAAGTCATGGTCATCATCGCCGGTATATCGGCGATGCTCTTCCTGATGCCTACCGACGCGACAGGCCATTACCCGAACGAAACCGCTGCCACCCTTGCAGGCACGCTTCTCGGCGTTGGCATCGGCACGATCCTGGAAAACAAGATGGTTCAATTCCGCGTGGATGGTTCCGTGGGACGCCGCCTGCTTCGTTATCTGGTAGGCATCATTTTTGTTGGTTCCATCTATGTGGCGGGCTCCCTGCTGCCCGAGTTTGAACCCTGGGCGCTGGATATCGTAGTCCGGGTAACTCGCTACAGCCTGGTCGGGCTCACTGTGGCCTGGTTGGCACCCCTGCTATTCATCCGCCTTCGATTGGCTGACAGCGACCTTAACCTTAGTTGA